A part of Atribacterota bacterium genomic DNA contains:
- a CDS encoding elongation factor Tu — IAMEKGLRFAIREGGRTVGAGVVSDIIE; from the coding sequence CCATTGCCATGGAGAAGGGTTTGCGCTTTGCTATCCGTGAGGGAGGACGAACGGTAGGGGCTGGAGTGGTATCGGATATTATTGAGTAG